CCCCCCACAATTGAGACATTATTCTTCCACAACGTGTACTTTCAGAGTCACGGTTACTTCGTTGTGCAGTTTTACTTTGATTTGCGTTACGCCCAAAGCACGGATTGCATCCATTTCGAGCTTACGCTTGTCTACTTTGATTTTATACTGATCTTCCAGCGCTTGCGCTACTTGTTTGCTGGAAATTGCCCCAAACAAGCGACCACCTTCGCCTGCTTTTCCTGCTACTTTCACTGTCAGCTCTTCCAGCTTTTTGCCCAGCTCCTGAGCATCCAGCTTTTCTT
This genomic stretch from Brevibacillus sp. DP1.3A harbors:
- the rplI gene encoding 50S ribosomal protein L9, whose protein sequence is MKVIFLQDVKGQGKKGEVKDLSEGYVRNFLLPKKLVKEATDSNVKTLDAQKRSEDKRKEQEKLDAQELGKKLEELTVKVAGKAGEGGRLFGAISSKQVAQALEDQYKIKVDKRKLEMDAIRALGVTQIKVKLHNEVTVTLKVHVVEE